A single Desulfovibrio piger DNA region contains:
- a CDS encoding phosphoribosylaminoimidazolesuccinocarboxamide synthase, whose translation MRITTKTEISTYPLLSRGKVRDIYDIDEKTLLIVTTDRMSAFDVIMDRPIPYKGVILNQITLFWMDKFKDIIPNHLVESDVDRFPAALAPWKDELEGRAVLVRKAKPLPVECIVRGYIAGSGWKDYQKTGTICGYQLPAGMRESDKLEPPLFTPSTKAELGQHDQNISPAEAARLLGEDVARKVQETTLAIYEAGRTYAASRGIIVADTKFEFGFVDGELRLIDEVLTPDSSRFWPADQYEPGHSQPSFDKQYLRDWLSAQPWDMQPPAPALPDEVVDATARRYREAYHILTGKEFTI comes from the coding sequence ATGCGCATCACCACCAAGACTGAAATCAGCACGTATCCGCTGCTGTCCCGCGGCAAGGTCCGCGACATCTACGACATCGACGAAAAGACCCTGCTCATCGTCACCACCGACCGCATGTCCGCCTTTGATGTCATCATGGACAGGCCCATCCCCTACAAGGGCGTGATCCTGAACCAGATCACCCTGTTCTGGATGGACAAGTTCAAGGACATCATCCCCAACCATCTGGTGGAAAGCGACGTGGACCGCTTCCCCGCCGCCCTTGCCCCCTGGAAGGACGAGCTGGAAGGGCGCGCCGTGCTGGTCCGCAAGGCAAAGCCCCTGCCTGTGGAATGCATCGTGCGCGGCTACATCGCCGGCTCGGGCTGGAAGGACTACCAGAAGACCGGCACGATCTGCGGCTATCAGCTGCCGGCCGGCATGCGGGAATCCGACAAGCTGGAGCCCCCCCTCTTCACGCCTTCCACCAAGGCCGAGCTGGGCCAGCACGACCAGAACATCAGCCCGGCCGAGGCCGCCCGCCTGCTGGGCGAGGACGTGGCCCGCAAGGTCCAGGAGACCACCCTGGCCATCTATGAGGCCGGGCGGACCTATGCCGCCAGCCGCGGCATCATCGTGGCCGACACCAAGTTCGAATTCGGTTTCGTGGACGGGGAGCTGCGCCTCATCGACGAGGTGCTGACCCCCGACTCTTCCCGCTTCTGGCCTGCGGACCAGTACGAGCCCGGCCACAGCCAGCCCAGTTTCGACAAACAGTACCTGCGCGACTGGCTCAGCGCCCAGCCCTGGGACATGCAGCCCCCCGCGCCTGCCCTGCCCGACGAGGTCGTGGACGCCACGGCCCGGCGCTACCGCGAGGCCTATCACATCCTGACGGGCAAGGAATTCACCATCTAA
- a CDS encoding enoyl-ACP reductase FabI: MLLQGKKALILGLANNKSIAYGIAHAFKEQGARLAFNYVGDAIKKRVEPLSEELGGEFTFQCDVTDDAQIQAAADLVKEKWGGVDILVHSVAFANREDLSGRFLDTSRAGFHLALDISAYSLTGICRAFEPLLHDGSSVLTMTYHGSTKVIPGYNIMGVAKAALEASVRYLSYDLGEKGVRVNALSAGPIKTLAASAVSGLKNIFTRVEEHAPLRRNVTTADVGGAAVFLASELSHGVTGEVIYVDSGFSQLGI, translated from the coding sequence ATGCTGCTTCAAGGAAAAAAAGCCCTGATCCTGGGCCTGGCCAACAACAAGAGCATCGCTTACGGCATCGCCCATGCCTTCAAGGAACAGGGCGCCCGCCTTGCCTTCAACTATGTGGGCGACGCCATCAAAAAGCGTGTTGAGCCCCTGAGCGAAGAACTGGGGGGCGAGTTCACCTTCCAGTGTGACGTGACCGATGACGCCCAGATCCAGGCCGCTGCCGACCTGGTCAAGGAAAAGTGGGGCGGCGTGGACATCCTGGTCCACTCCGTGGCCTTTGCCAACCGTGAAGACCTGAGCGGCCGTTTCCTGGATACGTCGCGCGCGGGCTTCCATCTGGCCCTGGACATCTCCGCCTATTCCCTGACCGGTATCTGCCGCGCTTTCGAGCCCCTGCTGCATGACGGCTCCTCGGTGCTGACCATGACCTACCACGGTTCCACCAAGGTCATCCCCGGCTACAACATCATGGGCGTGGCCAAGGCCGCCCTGGAAGCCTCCGTGCGCTACCTGTCCTACGACCTGGGCGAAAAGGGCGTGCGCGTCAATGCCCTGAGCGCCGGCCCCATCAAGACCCTGGCCGCCTCCGCCGTCTCCGGCCTGAAGAACATCTTCACCCGCGTGGAAGAGCACGCCCCCCTGCGCCGCAACGTGACCACCGCCGATGTGGGCGGCGCCGCCGTGTTCCTGGCCTCCGAGCTCTCCCACGGCGTGACCGGCGAAGTCATCTACGTGGACAGCGGCTTCAGCCAGCTGGGCATCTAG
- a CDS encoding MlaE family ABC transporter permease, translating into METSPQVNLDRAGERLQVTVSGSWAINTPWPPQCADALQQLRAPGIRQLHLAAAALGAWDSSLLVFLVQLHKAARAARIEISQDLPAGLARLLHLAFAIPAQAGAARSDRRQGLFARVGEAVMGLPPRCADFLEFLGDVTLSIWRLILGRAGMRMRDFVEAMYECGVRALPIISITSLLFGLILAFVGAVQLTQFGAQIYVAGLVGIGMLRVMGAVMVGVVMSGRVGAAYAAMIGTMQVNEEVDALTTLGISPIDFLVLPRMLALMLMVPLLTVYADLMGILGGYVVGVTMLGLSSAEYLNATMQMVSFVHGLIGITYGTVFGVIIALAGCYQGIRCGRSAQAVGLATTTAVVQSIVGIIIATAIITIICNVLGI; encoded by the coding sequence ATGGAAACAAGTCCGCAAGTAAACCTGGACAGGGCCGGCGAGCGCCTGCAGGTCACCGTCTCCGGCAGCTGGGCCATCAATACGCCCTGGCCGCCGCAATGCGCCGACGCCCTGCAGCAGCTGCGGGCCCCGGGCATCCGGCAGCTGCACCTCGCGGCGGCGGCCCTCGGCGCCTGGGACAGCAGCCTGCTGGTCTTCCTCGTCCAGCTGCACAAGGCCGCCCGCGCCGCACGGATCGAGATCAGCCAGGATCTGCCCGCAGGGCTGGCACGGCTGCTGCATCTGGCCTTCGCCATCCCGGCCCAGGCAGGGGCCGCCCGCAGCGACCGCCGGCAGGGGCTTTTCGCCCGGGTGGGCGAAGCGGTCATGGGCCTGCCGCCCCGCTGCGCGGATTTTCTGGAATTCCTCGGCGACGTGACCCTTTCCATCTGGCGCCTCATCCTGGGGCGCGCCGGCATGCGCATGCGGGACTTCGTGGAAGCCATGTACGAATGCGGCGTGCGCGCCCTGCCCATCATCTCCATCACCAGCCTGCTGTTCGGCCTGATCCTGGCCTTTGTGGGCGCGGTGCAGCTGACGCAGTTCGGCGCCCAGATCTATGTGGCCGGGCTGGTGGGCATCGGCATGCTGCGCGTCATGGGCGCGGTCATGGTGGGCGTGGTCATGTCCGGCCGCGTGGGGGCCGCCTATGCGGCCATGATCGGCACCATGCAGGTCAACGAGGAAGTGGACGCCCTGACCACCCTGGGCATCTCGCCCATAGACTTTCTGGTGCTGCCGCGCATGCTGGCCCTGATGCTCATGGTGCCCCTGCTCACGGTCTATGCCGACCTCATGGGCATTCTGGGCGGCTATGTGGTGGGCGTCACCATGCTGGGGCTGAGCTCCGCCGAATACCTCAACGCCACCATGCAGATGGTCTCCTTCGTCCACGGGCTCATCGGCATCACCTACGGCACGGTGTTCGGCGTCATCATCGCCCTGGCGGGCTGCTATCAGGGCATCCGCTGCGGCCGCAGCGCCCAGGCCGTGGGCCTGGCCACCACCACGGCCGTGGTCCAGTCCATCGTGGGCATCATCATCGCCACGGCCATCATCACCATCATCTGCAATGTACTGGGCATCTGA
- the hisD gene encoding histidinol dehydrogenase, with translation MICRILHLQSEQEWVKASQWLDGRFNPGDSVEGSVREILADVREKGDEALIDYTRRFDCPEFAAPLRVSEQDIAWAAASISPEHREQISEAAHNIRTFHKEQLEKSWFQTRPDGSILGQRVLPVDRVGLYVPGGQGGNTPLLSSMLMNAIPALVAGVPRVAVCTPPRKDGTINPHILAAAHLLDIDEIYRVGGAWSIGALAYGTQSIDPVDVIAGPGNIYVATAKRLVQGTVGIDMVAGPSEVLVVADSSARPHWLAADMLSQAEHDMLASAILLTDDITLAEQVQQELEKQCSQLPKAQIAGKSLMDWGAIVVVPSIMTAVAIANRVAPEHLELCVRDPWALLPYIRHAGAVFMGQHSPEPVGDYFAGPNHVLPTLRTARFSSALSVQNFCKKTSIVATSPAFLLENAPAIASLARLEGLEAHARSVEIRGKR, from the coding sequence ATGATTTGCCGAATTTTGCACCTGCAGTCCGAGCAGGAATGGGTCAAGGCCTCGCAGTGGCTCGACGGCCGTTTCAACCCCGGCGACAGCGTTGAGGGCAGCGTGCGCGAGATCCTCGCCGATGTACGTGAAAAGGGCGATGAGGCCCTGATCGATTATACCCGCCGCTTCGACTGTCCCGAATTTGCCGCGCCCCTGCGCGTCAGCGAACAGGACATCGCCTGGGCCGCCGCGTCCATCTCGCCCGAACATCGCGAACAGATCAGCGAGGCCGCCCACAACATCCGTACCTTCCATAAGGAACAGCTGGAAAAATCCTGGTTCCAGACCCGCCCTGACGGCAGCATCCTGGGCCAGCGCGTGCTGCCCGTGGACCGCGTGGGCCTGTATGTGCCCGGTGGCCAGGGCGGCAACACCCCGCTGCTCTCCAGCATGCTCATGAACGCCATCCCCGCCCTGGTGGCCGGTGTGCCCCGCGTGGCCGTGTGCACCCCGCCCCGCAAGGACGGCACCATCAACCCGCACATCCTGGCGGCGGCCCACCTGCTGGACATCGACGAGATCTACCGCGTGGGCGGTGCCTGGTCCATCGGCGCCCTGGCCTACGGCACCCAGAGCATCGACCCCGTGGACGTCATCGCCGGTCCCGGCAACATCTATGTGGCCACGGCCAAGCGTCTGGTGCAGGGCACGGTGGGCATCGACATGGTGGCCGGCCCCAGTGAAGTGCTGGTGGTGGCCGACAGCTCCGCACGTCCCCACTGGCTGGCCGCGGACATGCTTTCCCAGGCCGAGCACGACATGCTGGCCTCCGCCATCCTGCTCACCGACGACATCACCCTGGCCGAACAGGTGCAGCAGGAACTGGAAAAGCAGTGCAGCCAGCTGCCCAAGGCCCAGATCGCGGGCAAGTCCCTCATGGACTGGGGCGCCATCGTGGTGGTGCCCAGCATCATGACCGCCGTGGCCATCGCCAACCGTGTGGCCCCCGAACATCTGGAACTGTGCGTGCGTGATCCCTGGGCCCTGCTGCCCTACATCCGCCATGCCGGAGCCGTCTTCATGGGCCAGCACAGCCCCGAGCCCGTGGGGGATTACTTTGCGGGCCCCAACCATGTGCTGCCCACCCTGCGGACCGCGCGCTTCTCGTCCGCGCTCTCCGTCCAGAACTTCTGCAAAAAGACCAGCATCGTGGCCACTTCTCCGGCCTTTTTGCTGGAAAACGCGCCTGCCATCGCTTCTCTGGCCCGTCTGGAAGGGCTGGAGGCCCACGCCCGCTCCGTGGAGATCCGCGGCAAGCGCTAA
- a CDS encoding PqiC family protein, producing the protein MNTLRHATVFLALLAVLLTACGRSAPTHFYLLDSGQPPLTADALPAISLGIAPVSVPDYLDRNGLVRRSDGQARLEVSELDIWAEPLGQGARRVLGEVLAARLLPRGVDVITAGDRQGEFELAVALERLDGDTPGTARLQARWQLSRGGEALDRGIYAAGEDAGMSSASLVAAQSRLLQGLGDHLAGRLLPRLTAGR; encoded by the coding sequence ATGAACACCCTCCGCCATGCGACCGTTTTCCTGGCCCTGCTGGCTGTCCTGCTGACCGCCTGCGGCCGCAGCGCCCCCACGCATTTCTATCTGCTGGACAGCGGCCAGCCCCCCCTGACCGCCGACGCCCTGCCCGCCATCAGCCTGGGCATCGCGCCGGTGAGCGTGCCCGACTACCTGGACCGCAACGGCCTGGTGCGGCGCAGCGACGGCCAGGCCCGTCTGGAGGTCTCGGAACTGGACATCTGGGCCGAGCCCCTGGGACAGGGCGCCCGGCGCGTGCTGGGCGAAGTGCTGGCCGCCCGCCTGCTGCCCCGGGGCGTCGACGTGATCACCGCCGGAGACCGGCAGGGCGAGTTTGAACTGGCCGTAGCCCTGGAGCGCCTGGACGGCGACACGCCGGGCACGGCCCGACTGCAGGCCCGCTGGCAGCTTTCCCGTGGCGGAGAGGCCCTGGATCGCGGCATCTACGCAGCCGGCGAGGATGCCGGCATGAGCAGCGCCAGCCTGGTGGCGGCCCAGAGCCGCCTGCTGCAGGGACTGGGCGACCATCTGGCCGGACGCCTGCTGCCCCGCCTCACGGCCGGACGCTAG
- a CDS encoding ABC transporter ATP-binding protein, which translates to MSTPRLRVRDLTLGYGSFVLMRDVNFDVAADDIFLIMGGSGCGKSSLLRTLMGLKEPQSGQVLYGDTDIWACTEKERRRILRRTGVLFQGGALWSSMTLAENVGLPLQQYTDLDDDEIREQASLKLALAGLAGFEDYYPSEISGGMRKRAGLARALALDPEILFLDEPSAGLDPVSARMLDDLILELRDALGTTFVIVSHELASIFAIASNGIYLDVRTRRVTARGNPSELVRDPHTELQALRFLTRGEAGGPQQQD; encoded by the coding sequence ATGAGCACTCCCCGCCTGCGCGTCCGCGACCTGACCCTGGGCTACGGTTCCTTCGTGCTCATGCGTGACGTCAATTTCGATGTGGCCGCCGATGACATCTTCCTCATCATGGGCGGTTCCGGCTGCGGCAAGAGCTCGCTCCTGCGCACGCTCATGGGCCTCAAGGAGCCCCAGAGCGGCCAGGTGCTCTACGGCGATACGGACATCTGGGCCTGTACCGAAAAGGAGCGCCGCCGCATCCTGCGCCGCACGGGCGTGCTCTTCCAGGGCGGCGCCCTGTGGAGCTCCATGACCCTGGCCGAGAACGTGGGCCTGCCGCTGCAGCAGTACACCGACCTTGATGACGACGAGATCCGCGAGCAGGCCTCGCTCAAGCTGGCCCTGGCCGGTCTGGCCGGTTTCGAGGACTACTACCCTTCGGAGATCAGCGGCGGCATGCGCAAGCGGGCCGGCCTGGCCCGGGCCCTGGCCCTCGATCCCGAGATCCTCTTTCTGGACGAGCCCTCCGCCGGTCTGGACCCGGTGAGCGCCCGCATGCTGGACGACCTGATCCTGGAGCTGCGCGACGCCCTGGGCACGACCTTCGTCATCGTCTCCCACGAGCTGGCCAGCATCTTCGCCATCGCCAGCAACGGCATCTATCTCGACGTGCGGACCCGGCGCGTCACGGCCCGGGGCAACCCCTCCGAACTGGTGCGCGACCCGCACACCGAACTGCAGGCCCTGCGCTTTTTGACGCGCGGCGAGGCGGGCGGCCCCCAACAACAGGACTGA
- a CDS encoding dicarboxylate/amino acid:cation symporter, whose amino-acid sequence MSVRKKMGLPLQMGIGMVLGILVGTLAPGMGISAAFFKPFGDLFINLVRMVVVPLVLATLVSGAASVGDVGRLGRVAAKTLVFYFATTALAVAIGLVLGNIFQPGVGLDLSTANLSAREVAAPSLVEVLMGIVPLNPVDALAKGNILQIIFFAVLVGMAISLCGDKARPAAAFFDAMSEVMIRVTSMVMLYAPIGVFALMAYTVSNHGLEVLLPLIKLIGIMYLGCLIHVIITYLPCIRYAGLRPGTFFRGLSAPLLTSFTTCSSAAALSTNLTSVQKLGASRSVASFSIPLGNTINMDGTAIYMGIVTIFAAEIYGMPLPLDQQVSVLLIALLASVGTMGVPGAALIMLSMIFTHVGIPLEAIALVAGIDRIMDMARTTINVLGDATAAIFISRTENDFDPRRGAALQDE is encoded by the coding sequence ATGAGCGTACGCAAAAAAATGGGCCTGCCCCTGCAGATGGGCATCGGCATGGTTTTGGGCATACTGGTGGGCACGCTGGCCCCCGGGATGGGCATCAGCGCCGCCTTCTTCAAACCCTTCGGCGACCTGTTCATCAATCTCGTCCGCATGGTCGTCGTGCCGCTGGTGCTGGCCACCCTGGTCTCCGGCGCCGCCAGCGTGGGCGATGTGGGCCGTCTGGGCCGGGTCGCCGCCAAGACCCTGGTCTTCTATTTCGCCACCACGGCCCTGGCCGTGGCCATCGGCCTTGTCCTGGGCAACATCTTCCAGCCCGGTGTGGGCCTCGACCTTTCCACCGCCAACCTGAGCGCCAGGGAAGTGGCCGCGCCTTCGCTGGTGGAAGTGCTCATGGGCATCGTGCCCCTGAACCCCGTGGATGCCCTGGCCAAGGGCAACATCCTGCAGATCATCTTCTTCGCCGTGCTGGTGGGCATGGCCATCAGCCTGTGCGGCGACAAGGCCAGGCCCGCCGCGGCCTTCTTCGATGCCATGAGCGAAGTCATGATCCGCGTCACCAGCATGGTCATGCTCTACGCGCCCATCGGCGTTTTTGCCCTCATGGCCTACACCGTGTCCAACCACGGGCTGGAAGTGCTGCTGCCGCTCATCAAGCTCATCGGCATCATGTACCTGGGCTGCCTGATCCACGTCATCATCACCTACCTGCCCTGCATCCGCTACGCCGGTCTCCGGCCCGGCACCTTCTTCCGCGGCCTGAGCGCGCCGCTGCTCACCAGCTTCACCACCTGTTCCAGCGCCGCCGCCCTGTCCACCAACCTGACCAGCGTGCAGAAACTGGGCGCCTCCCGCAGCGTCGCCAGCTTCTCCATCCCGCTGGGCAACACCATCAACATGGACGGCACGGCCATCTACATGGGCATCGTGACCATCTTTGCCGCCGAGATCTACGGCATGCCCCTGCCGCTCGACCAGCAGGTCTCGGTGCTGCTCATCGCCCTGCTGGCCAGCGTGGGCACCATGGGCGTGCCCGGAGCGGCCCTGATCATGCTCTCCATGATCTTCACCCATGTGGGCATCCCGCTGGAAGCCATCGCCCTGGTGGCCGGCATCGACCGTATCATGGACATGGCCCGCACCACCATCAACGTGCTGGGCGACGCCACCGCGGCCATCTTCATCTCCCGCACGGAAAACGACTTCGATCCCCGGCGGGGCGCCGCCCTGCAGGACGAATAG
- a CDS encoding GNAT family N-acetyltransferase, which translates to MHIRQARPDDLPAIAALEARGFPPAEAASPESFAARFAVFPHCFFVAEDAGVIVGHINGCMTDFTTCRDELYHDASLHREEAPHQAVFGLVVDPQRQHQGIGAALVRHFLEAARQRGKADVVLTCKEGLIPFYSSLGFRLLGRSASRHGRACWYDMRCPLERP; encoded by the coding sequence ATGCATATCAGACAAGCCCGTCCCGACGACCTGCCTGCCATCGCCGCCCTGGAAGCACGCGGCTTTCCCCCTGCCGAAGCCGCATCGCCGGAAAGCTTTGCGGCCCGTTTTGCCGTCTTTCCCCACTGCTTTTTCGTGGCCGAGGACGCGGGCGTCATCGTGGGCCATATCAACGGCTGCATGACCGATTTCACCACCTGCCGGGACGAGCTCTATCACGATGCCTCCCTGCACCGGGAGGAGGCCCCGCATCAGGCCGTCTTCGGCCTGGTGGTGGATCCGCAGCGGCAGCATCAGGGCATCGGCGCGGCCCTGGTGCGCCATTTTCTGGAAGCGGCCCGGCAGCGGGGCAAGGCGGACGTGGTCCTCACCTGCAAGGAGGGGCTGATCCCCTTCTACAGCTCGCTGGGCTTCCGGCTGCTGGGACGATCCGCCAGCCGGCACGGCCGGGCCTGCTGGTATGACATGCGCTGCCCCCTGGAACGGCCCTAG
- the grpE gene encoding nucleotide exchange factor GrpE has product MHMKDTQNTEAQEEACAEAEAGDAGSAVQALPENLESLCREHVCPNCTEKRDAEDARLRAAAEMDNFKKRLKREHEEQIRYAAEKVMSDLLPTLDNLDLALQYGSKDEACRDMLQGVAMTRKLLLEAVARHGLTAVGTAGEAFTPELHEAVGFDAEADVEAGAVARVLQSGYKLGERLLRPAKVTIRQG; this is encoded by the coding sequence ATGCATATGAAGGACACGCAGAACACGGAAGCGCAGGAAGAGGCCTGTGCCGAAGCCGAGGCCGGGGATGCCGGGAGCGCCGTGCAGGCCCTGCCGGAAAACCTGGAAAGCCTGTGCCGCGAACATGTGTGCCCCAACTGCACCGAAAAACGCGATGCCGAGGACGCGCGCCTGCGCGCGGCCGCGGAGATGGATAATTTCAAGAAGCGCCTGAAGCGCGAACACGAGGAACAGATCCGCTATGCGGCGGAAAAGGTCATGAGCGACCTTCTGCCCACGCTGGACAACCTTGACCTGGCCCTGCAGTACGGCAGCAAGGACGAGGCCTGCAGGGACATGCTCCAGGGCGTGGCCATGACCCGCAAGCTGCTGCTGGAAGCCGTGGCGCGTCACGGCCTGACCGCTGTGGGCACGGCCGGCGAGGCGTTCACGCCCGAACTGCATGAAGCCGTGGGCTTCGATGCCGAGGCCGATGTGGAGGCCGGGGCCGTGGCCCGCGTGCTGCAAAGCGGCTACAAGCTGGGCGAACGCCTGCTGCGCCCGGCCAAGGTCACGATCAGGCAGGGCTAG
- a CDS encoding MlaD family protein has translation MAKQSFKTAVGAFVIGGLTLLVAGIILLGGGRMFSDDIEYVLYFDGSVSGLSIGAPVVFRGVPMGQVTRISLEANPRDASVTIPVYIRLDENSIVRAGVAGELTDNFRQEILRRLIQRGLRARLQLQSLITGQYRVELDFLPNTPANFRSPMPDREIPTLPSPIDTLQRTVASLPLEEMARTTAGILEKVNAALAGDALERGLKAFATSFEEAQTLLAGMQQSQKTLSQALEKLNVAATSAQHDLPQALQSTREAMNNVSSVSLATKAVVERNAPLTQELRRLIQESTAAVRSLRAFMDVLERNPEALLRGKQGSRR, from the coding sequence ATGGCAAAACAATCATTCAAAACCGCTGTAGGGGCTTTCGTCATCGGCGGACTGACGCTTCTGGTGGCGGGCATCATCCTGCTGGGCGGCGGGCGCATGTTCAGCGACGACATCGAATACGTCCTGTATTTCGACGGCTCGGTGAGCGGCCTCAGCATCGGGGCGCCCGTGGTCTTCCGGGGCGTGCCCATGGGCCAGGTCACGCGCATCAGCCTGGAGGCCAACCCGCGTGATGCCAGCGTCACCATCCCGGTCTACATCCGGCTGGACGAGAACAGCATCGTCCGGGCGGGTGTCGCCGGCGAGCTCACGGACAACTTCCGGCAGGAGATCCTGCGCCGTCTGATCCAGCGCGGCCTGCGCGCCCGCCTGCAGCTCCAGAGCCTCATCACCGGCCAGTATCGTGTGGAACTGGACTTTTTGCCCAACACGCCCGCCAACTTCCGCTCCCCCATGCCGGACAGGGAGATCCCCACTCTGCCCTCGCCCATCGATACCCTGCAGCGTACCGTGGCCAGCCTGCCGCTGGAAGAGATGGCACGCACCACCGCGGGCATCCTGGAAAAGGTCAACGCCGCCCTGGCCGGCGATGCGCTGGAGCGCGGCCTCAAGGCCTTTGCCACGTCCTTCGAGGAGGCGCAGACCCTGCTGGCCGGCATGCAGCAGTCCCAGAAGACCCTGTCCCAGGCCCTGGAAAAGTTGAACGTCGCGGCCACCTCGGCCCAGCACGACCTGCCCCAGGCCCTGCAAAGCACCCGTGAGGCCATGAACAACGTCTCCTCCGTTTCCCTGGCCACCAAGGCCGTGGTGGAGCGCAATGCCCCCCTCACCCAGGAGCTGCGCCGCCTGATCCAGGAAAGCACCGCTGCCGTGCGCTCCCTGCGGGCGTTCATGGACGTGCTGGAACGCAACCCCGAAGCCCTGCTCCGCGGCAAACAAGGAAGTCGCCGATGA